In a genomic window of Hymenobacter chitinivorans DSM 11115:
- a CDS encoding class I SAM-dependent methyltransferase produces the protein MKQLLISLALLVLSTTVARAQQPTPAAPATEQQQQREKWNKVLTGKQAGYAFNEKPNALLAAAIKGRPPGKALDLGMGQGRNTIFLAQQGWDATGIDLADEAVALAEQHARQAHVRIHSLVQSVGDYDFGTNRWDLIACIYFGPRDYLQKIKDSLKPGGLFVLEGAEQGATKTQQIGSSVVFTADELRQMFAGYKILRCDVQEGISDFKLTKTPLIYFVAQKP, from the coding sequence ATGAAACAGCTCCTGATTAGTCTGGCCCTTCTTGTGCTGAGCACCACCGTAGCCCGGGCCCAGCAGCCCACGCCGGCCGCTCCGGCCACCGAGCAGCAACAGCAGCGCGAGAAGTGGAACAAGGTGCTGACCGGCAAGCAGGCCGGCTACGCCTTCAACGAAAAGCCCAACGCCCTACTGGCCGCTGCCATCAAAGGCCGCCCGCCCGGCAAAGCCCTGGACCTGGGCATGGGGCAGGGGCGCAACACGATATTCCTGGCCCAGCAGGGCTGGGACGCCACCGGCATCGACCTGGCCGACGAAGCCGTGGCCCTGGCTGAGCAGCACGCCCGCCAGGCCCACGTCCGGATTCACTCCCTGGTGCAAAGCGTGGGCGACTACGACTTCGGCACCAACCGCTGGGACCTGATTGCCTGCATTTACTTCGGCCCCCGCGACTACCTGCAGAAAATCAAGGACTCGCTCAAGCCCGGTGGTCTATTTGTGCTGGAAGGAGCCGAGCAGGGGGCCACCAAAACCCAGCAAATCGGGAGCAGCGTGGTCTTTACCGCCGACGAGCTCCGGCAGATGTTTGCCGGCTACAAGATTCTGCGCTGCGATGTGCAAGAAGGCATCAGCGACTTTAAGCTGACCAAAACCCCGCTGATTTATTTCGTCGCGCAAAAGCCCTGA
- a CDS encoding LysR substrate-binding domain-containing protein, with amino-acid sequence MPDFRLRVFQSVARHLSFTKAAQELFITQPAITKHIRELERSYGQRLFERRGNRVTLTEAGRLLLSHADAVETLHQQLTDQLHGLHAEAAGRLRLGASTTLAQYVLPPILPGFQARYPHVELILHNGNSEQIAEALLYGHIDLGFVEGQVKNRDLHYEPLMDDELVAVRCATAAGPPAEPMPLQKALAHPLVLRERGSGTLEVLEFALKAHKTKLSDLKVALYLDNTEAIKSYLEAAPGCLGFVSKRALHKELEAGRLEIVPVQDLALPRQFEAVWLQGQPLPVPARRFLLYAQQVFENISIT; translated from the coding sequence ATGCCCGATTTTCGTCTTCGCGTTTTTCAGTCGGTGGCCCGGCACCTGAGCTTTACCAAGGCCGCCCAGGAGCTGTTTATCACCCAGCCCGCCATTACCAAGCACATCCGGGAGCTGGAGCGCAGCTACGGGCAGCGCCTGTTTGAGCGCCGCGGCAACCGCGTAACCCTTACCGAAGCCGGCCGCCTGCTGCTGAGCCACGCCGACGCCGTCGAAACCCTGCACCAGCAGCTCACCGACCAGCTCCACGGCCTGCACGCCGAGGCTGCCGGCCGCCTGCGCCTGGGCGCCAGCACCACCCTGGCCCAGTACGTGCTGCCGCCCATTTTGCCCGGCTTTCAGGCCCGCTACCCCCATGTCGAGCTAATCTTGCACAACGGCAACTCCGAGCAGATTGCCGAGGCCCTGCTCTACGGCCACATCGACCTGGGCTTCGTGGAGGGCCAGGTCAAAAACCGGGACCTGCACTACGAGCCGCTGATGGATGACGAGCTGGTGGCCGTGCGCTGTGCCACGGCAGCCGGCCCCCCGGCGGAGCCCATGCCGCTGCAAAAGGCCCTGGCCCACCCGCTGGTGCTGCGGGAGCGGGGCTCAGGCACGCTCGAAGTGCTGGAGTTTGCCCTGAAAGCCCACAAGACCAAGCTCTCCGACCTGAAAGTAGCTTTGTACCTGGACAACACCGAAGCCATTAAATCCTACCTGGAAGCGGCGCCCGGCTGCCTGGGCTTCGTCTCCAAACGGGCCCTGCACAAGGAGCTGGAGGCCGGCCGCCTTGAAATCGTGCCGGTGCAGGATTTGGCCCTGCCCCGGCAGTTTGAGGCCGTGTGGCTGCAGGGTCAGCCCCTGCCCGTGCCTGCCCGGCGATTTTTACTCTATGCCCAACAGGTATTCGAGAATATTAGTATAACCTGA
- a CDS encoding YeiH family protein, giving the protein MKVSHSAPPVLPHPEHARSAFAAFLAHPWPVLGTTVTARQLLFALAVLVCVSPLGSPPLALVLGLVVALAIGNPFLAQSRRVTSKLLQWSVIGLGFGMNAHAAVQAGREGILFTIASITGTLTLGYFVGRWLKLNPKTSHLIASGTAICGGSAIAAVGPVLKADESQMSVALGAVFILNSIALFVFPMLGHELHLSQNQFGLWCAIAIHDTSSVVGAASHYGDQALQIATTVKLARALWIIPVALGTAVLFKTPGAKVKLPYFILGFIGAMLLNTYVPALQPLAPVVVKLAKIGLTLTLFLIGAGLSAQVLRSVGVRPFVQAVLLWLVISGASLYAILHTVS; this is encoded by the coding sequence GTGAAAGTTTCCCACTCTGCCCCGCCCGTACTGCCGCACCCCGAACACGCCCGGAGTGCTTTTGCCGCTTTTCTGGCCCACCCCTGGCCGGTTTTGGGCACTACCGTCACGGCCCGGCAGCTGCTGTTTGCCCTGGCCGTGCTCGTGTGCGTGTCGCCGCTGGGCTCCCCGCCGCTGGCGTTGGTGCTGGGCCTGGTAGTGGCCCTGGCCATCGGCAACCCGTTTCTGGCCCAGAGTCGGCGCGTTACCAGCAAGCTGCTGCAGTGGTCGGTCATCGGGCTGGGCTTCGGTATGAACGCCCACGCGGCGGTGCAGGCCGGCCGGGAAGGCATTCTATTCACCATTGCTTCCATCACCGGCACGCTCACGCTGGGCTACTTCGTGGGGCGCTGGCTGAAGCTGAATCCCAAGACTTCCCACCTCATTGCCAGCGGCACGGCTATCTGCGGGGGGAGCGCCATTGCCGCCGTGGGCCCGGTACTGAAGGCCGATGAGTCGCAGATGTCGGTGGCCCTGGGTGCGGTGTTTATTCTCAATTCCATTGCCCTGTTCGTGTTTCCAATGCTGGGCCACGAGCTGCACCTGAGCCAGAACCAGTTCGGCCTCTGGTGCGCCATTGCCATCCACGATACCAGCTCGGTAGTGGGCGCCGCCAGCCACTACGGCGACCAGGCCCTGCAGATTGCCACCACCGTGAAGCTGGCCCGCGCCCTGTGGATTATCCCGGTGGCCCTGGGCACGGCTGTCCTTTTCAAAACGCCCGGCGCCAAAGTCAAGCTGCCCTACTTTATTCTGGGCTTTATCGGGGCCATGCTGCTCAATACCTACGTGCCCGCCCTGCAGCCCCTGGCGCCGGTGGTGGTGAAGCTGGCCAAAATCGGGCTGACGCTGACCTTATTTCTGATTGGAGCCGGCCTCTCGGCCCAGGTGCTGCGCTCGGTGGGCGTGCGGCCCTTCGTACAGGCCGTGCTGCTGTGGCTGGTCATTTCGGGCGCCTCGCTCTACGCCATTTTGCACACAGTCAGCTAG
- a CDS encoding SHOCT domain-containing protein — protein sequence MEKDPSPLDTLRQLKEWLDAGTITQAEFDTLKRKLLFSEQTPGAAAPSPPPAAPPVPPVVTPPAAAVPPLGSLADTPPAPPVVMTPLVSEPERPVTPPIAELPPVPPTVAPPVVPINPVPPTETYSYTRERPAESIYTNAPTESFEANELPDEPDETPYVAPARNPLSTVLIVGGILALLALIAYLTLGNRESEHLSSQSRTEADSVSTTPEVGPQAEQIDLPPAAAPETVRVAPVVPPTTAPAPDTATTAPASAAPTETTPAAPAPDDSAVRSRIESTLSAYYEDLKAAPFSATQYFSPSVERFYTLQNTTPAAINEELTRSHFPEFLEASTEIEPGSLQISDPANDGSRVVTFLEKSQAFRQSQQKHQQTRAQVRVRFDKNYKIKSLRQERLLENTFTD from the coding sequence ATGGAAAAAGACCCGTCTCCCCTCGATACCCTGCGCCAGCTCAAAGAGTGGCTCGACGCGGGCACTATTACCCAGGCCGAGTTCGACACGCTGAAGCGCAAGCTGCTCTTTAGCGAACAAACCCCCGGCGCTGCCGCTCCCTCACCGCCCCCGGCTGCCCCGCCGGTGCCCCCAGTCGTGACGCCGCCGGCCGCGGCCGTTCCGCCCCTGGGCAGCCTGGCCGATACGCCCCCCGCGCCGCCGGTGGTAATGACGCCCCTGGTGTCGGAGCCCGAGCGGCCCGTGACGCCGCCCATTGCGGAGCTGCCGCCGGTGCCGCCCACGGTTGCGCCGCCCGTGGTACCTATCAACCCGGTACCGCCCACCGAAACCTACAGCTACACCCGGGAGCGGCCCGCCGAGTCCATTTACACCAACGCCCCGACGGAAAGCTTCGAAGCCAACGAGCTGCCCGACGAGCCCGATGAGACGCCCTACGTGGCTCCGGCCCGCAACCCGCTGTCGACGGTACTCATCGTGGGGGGCATTCTGGCTTTGCTGGCCCTAATTGCCTACCTCACGCTCGGCAACCGGGAGTCGGAGCACCTGAGCAGCCAAAGCCGCACCGAGGCCGACAGCGTCAGCACCACGCCCGAGGTGGGCCCCCAGGCCGAGCAGATTGACCTGCCGCCCGCCGCAGCCCCCGAAACCGTGCGGGTAGCCCCGGTGGTGCCGCCCACTACGGCTCCAGCCCCGGACACGGCCACTACCGCCCCGGCCTCGGCGGCGCCCACCGAAACCACGCCCGCCGCCCCGGCTCCCGACGACAGCGCCGTGCGCAGCCGCATTGAAAGCACGTTGTCGGCCTACTACGAAGACCTCAAAGCCGCGCCATTCAGCGCCACCCAGTACTTTTCACCCTCCGTCGAGCGGTTCTACACTTTGCAGAACACTACCCCGGCGGCCATCAACGAGGAGCTGACCCGCAGCCACTTCCCCGAGTTCCTGGAAGCTTCTACCGAAATCGAGCCCGGCAGCCTGCAAATCAGCGACCCGGCCAACGACGGTTCGCGCGTGGTGACCTTCCTGGAGAAGAGCCAGGCTTTCCGCCAGTCCCAGCAAAAACACCAGCAAACCCGGGCTCAGGTGCGGGTCCGCTTCGACAAAAACTACAAAATCAAGTCCCTGCGCCAGGAACGCCTGTTGGAAAACACCTTCACCGACTAG
- a CDS encoding DUF3089 domain-containing protein has translation MRISVLTRPLYVSAALLALSGLSSCLKVIKPGKQFTAYRPATAPDYAQPDTWAALPTRRDSADVVPLGSGLRDNQKTAVADVFYVHPTTYYKSFSWNADLSDERLNRFTDNSTIRKQATVYNAAARVYAPRYRQATLYSFFDEKSTNGKEALDLAYSDVKAAFQYYLAHYNQGRPIIIAGHSQGTFHATRLLHEFFDHDPKLRKQLVVAYLIGFKVKTDEYQTLRPCQDSTQTGCYVGWNSVETGNEYPPFAGGLATNPLTWTLDTAAAPARLNRGGVPLAFNRVDTAVVGAQVHNGLLWINVPQPIGYPRFLLPGQPQLRHSFHIADYALFYLNLRRNAVTRVQAYTAQPQRP, from the coding sequence ATGCGTATTTCCGTTTTAACCCGGCCCTTGTATGTAAGCGCGGCGCTATTGGCCTTGAGTGGCCTGAGCTCCTGCCTGAAGGTTATCAAGCCCGGCAAGCAATTCACCGCCTACCGGCCCGCCACCGCCCCCGACTACGCCCAGCCTGACACCTGGGCCGCCCTGCCCACCCGCCGTGATTCGGCTGACGTGGTGCCGCTGGGCTCGGGCCTGCGCGACAACCAGAAAACTGCCGTGGCCGACGTGTTCTACGTGCACCCCACGACCTACTACAAAAGCTTTTCCTGGAATGCCGACCTTTCGGATGAGCGCCTGAACCGCTTCACCGACAACAGCACCATCCGCAAGCAGGCCACCGTGTATAACGCCGCGGCCCGCGTCTACGCCCCGCGCTACCGCCAAGCCACGCTCTATTCGTTTTTCGACGAGAAAAGTACCAATGGCAAGGAAGCCCTGGACCTGGCTTACTCCGACGTAAAAGCGGCTTTTCAGTATTATCTGGCGCACTACAACCAGGGTCGACCCATCATCATTGCCGGTCACAGCCAGGGCACCTTCCACGCCACGCGCCTGCTCCACGAGTTCTTCGACCACGACCCCAAGCTCCGCAAGCAGCTCGTGGTAGCCTACCTCATCGGCTTCAAAGTCAAGACCGACGAGTACCAAACCCTGCGCCCCTGCCAGGATTCCACCCAAACTGGCTGCTACGTGGGTTGGAACTCCGTCGAAACCGGCAACGAGTACCCGCCCTTCGCCGGCGGCCTGGCTACCAACCCCCTCACCTGGACCCTCGATACTGCCGCGGCCCCGGCCCGCTTGAATAGAGGCGGAGTGCCGCTGGCTTTCAACCGAGTTGACACGGCCGTCGTCGGCGCCCAGGTGCACAATGGTTTGCTGTGGATCAACGTCCCCCAACCCATCGGCTACCCGCGCTTTTTGCTGCCCGGTCAGCCCCAGCTCCGCCATTCCTTCCACATTGCGGATTACGCCCTGTTTTACCTCAATCTGCGCCGCAACGCCGTAACGCGGGTGCAGGCCTATACCGCCCAGCCCCAACGCCCGTAA
- the tsf gene encoding translation elongation factor Ts gives MAAITAADVNKLRTMTGAGMMDCKKALTEAEGDFEAARDILRKQGQKIADKRADNETSEGFVAVAVSEDGTAGKLVALACETESVAKVASFRELVQRILDAAVRTNATSQEELLATKEEDGLTIQEHITDLMGKIGEKLNLTYATLTAEKVASYIHSDSKKGVLVGLKNVGGADTAAVGRDVAMQIVAMKPVAVDKDGVDASITEREIEIGKEQARAEGKPEAMLEKIAQGKLNKFYKENTLLNQEFVKDNSLTIAQLLDKTSKGMTVTDFKRVAIGA, from the coding sequence ATGGCCGCAATTACCGCCGCAGACGTGAACAAGCTCCGCACCATGACCGGTGCAGGCATGATGGATTGCAAAAAAGCGCTGACCGAAGCCGAAGGCGACTTCGAAGCAGCTCGTGACATTCTGCGTAAGCAGGGTCAGAAAATTGCTGACAAGCGTGCTGACAACGAAACGTCGGAAGGCTTTGTAGCCGTAGCCGTAAGCGAAGACGGCACCGCCGGCAAGCTGGTAGCTCTGGCCTGCGAAACGGAATCGGTAGCTAAAGTTGCCTCCTTCCGCGAGCTGGTACAGCGCATCCTGGATGCTGCCGTGCGCACCAACGCTACGTCGCAGGAAGAGCTGCTGGCTACCAAGGAAGAAGATGGCCTGACCATTCAGGAGCACATCACCGACCTGATGGGCAAAATCGGCGAGAAGCTAAACCTGACCTACGCCACCCTGACCGCCGAGAAAGTAGCTTCCTACATTCACTCCGACAGCAAGAAAGGCGTACTCGTAGGCCTGAAGAACGTAGGTGGTGCCGACACCGCCGCCGTGGGCCGCGACGTAGCCATGCAGATCGTAGCCATGAAGCCCGTTGCCGTTGACAAAGACGGTGTGGACGCTTCGATTACCGAGCGCGAAATCGAAATCGGCAAAGAGCAGGCGCGTGCCGAAGGCAAGCCCGAGGCTATGCTGGAGAAAATTGCTCAGGGCAAGCTCAACAAGTTCTACAAGGAAAACACCCTGTTGAACCAGGAGTTCGTGAAAGACAACTCGCTGACCATCGCTCAGCTGCTCGACAAAACGTCGAAAGGCATGACCGTAACCGACTTCAAGCGCGTGGCAATCGGTGCCTAA
- the rpsB gene encoding 30S ribosomal protein S2, giving the protein MAQSTTYKELLDAGAHFGHLTRKWDPKMAPYIFMEKNGIHIIDLNKTLVSLEQAATAIRNIAKSGRKVMFVATKKQAQEIVTEEAKRLKMPFVTDRWLGGMLTNFATVRKSLKKMSTIDKMVKENTAYAALAKRERLMLSREREKLERVLGGIADLSRLPAALFVVDVKREHIAVKEAQKLGIPVFAICDTNSNPELVNFPIPANDDASKSISLIVGIISKAIEEGLSERKVDKDEADKKQSEDEGIQEKLAADE; this is encoded by the coding sequence ATGGCTCAGTCCACCACGTATAAAGAACTGCTCGACGCAGGTGCCCACTTTGGTCACCTTACGCGCAAGTGGGACCCGAAAATGGCGCCGTACATCTTCATGGAGAAGAACGGCATCCATATCATTGACCTGAACAAAACCCTGGTTTCGCTGGAGCAAGCCGCTACTGCTATCCGCAACATCGCCAAGAGCGGTCGGAAAGTAATGTTCGTTGCTACCAAGAAGCAGGCTCAGGAAATCGTAACCGAAGAGGCCAAGCGCCTGAAGATGCCATTCGTTACCGACCGGTGGTTGGGTGGCATGCTCACCAACTTCGCCACGGTTCGCAAGTCGCTGAAGAAAATGAGCACCATCGACAAGATGGTGAAGGAAAACACGGCCTACGCAGCACTTGCAAAGCGTGAGCGTCTGATGCTGTCGCGCGAGCGGGAGAAGCTGGAGCGTGTACTGGGCGGCATTGCCGACCTGAGCCGCCTGCCCGCTGCCCTGTTCGTAGTGGACGTAAAGCGTGAGCACATTGCCGTTAAAGAAGCCCAGAAACTCGGTATCCCCGTTTTCGCTATCTGCGATACGAACTCGAACCCCGAGCTGGTAAACTTCCCCATCCCTGCTAACGACGACGCCTCGAAGTCGATTTCGCTGATCGTCGGTATCATCAGCAAGGCCATCGAAGAAGGCTTGTCGGAGCGCAAAGTCGACAAGGACGAAGCTGACAAGAAGCAGTCGGAAGACGAAGGTATCCAAGAGAAGCTGGCCGCCGACGAATAG
- the rpsI gene encoding 30S ribosomal protein S9 — translation MEISNTSGRRKTSVARIYMQAGQGNITINGREMKAYFGNELLENIVNQPLNTVEQLNQYDIKVNVRGGGISAQAEAIRLAISKALVGDNAEVRPALKKEGFLTRDPRMVERKKFGKRKARRSFQFSKR, via the coding sequence ATGGAAATCTCCAACACCTCTGGTAGAAGAAAAACCTCGGTGGCTCGCATCTACATGCAAGCCGGGCAAGGGAATATCACTATCAACGGCCGGGAAATGAAAGCCTACTTTGGCAATGAACTCCTGGAAAACATCGTGAACCAGCCTTTGAACACGGTTGAGCAACTCAACCAGTATGACATCAAGGTGAACGTGCGCGGTGGTGGCATCTCGGCCCAGGCTGAAGCCATCCGTTTGGCCATCTCGAAAGCTCTCGTGGGTGACAACGCCGAAGTGCGTCCCGCCCTGAAAAAAGAAGGCTTCCTGACCCGTGACCCCCGCATGGTGGAACGCAAAAAGTTCGGCAAGCGCAAAGCTCGTCGCTCGTTCCAGTTCTCGAAACGCTAA
- the rplM gene encoding 50S ribosomal protein L13, which translates to MDHLSFKTVSVNKANANKGWVVIDAGDNTLGRLSSQVANILRGKHKPSFTPNSDCGDSVIVINADKLRVTGKKMTEKIYVSHSGYPGGQKRKSMREVMEKSSTRVIEHAVRGMLPGNRLGREQFRNLFVYEGAEHPHQAQQPVAVDLKNL; encoded by the coding sequence ATGGATCATCTGAGCTTCAAGACGGTGTCCGTCAACAAAGCCAACGCCAACAAGGGCTGGGTCGTGATTGATGCTGGTGACAACACCCTGGGCCGTCTGTCCAGTCAAGTTGCCAATATTCTGCGCGGCAAACACAAGCCTTCGTTCACGCCCAACTCTGATTGCGGCGATTCGGTTATCGTTATCAACGCCGACAAACTGCGCGTGACGGGTAAAAAGATGACCGAAAAAATTTACGTGTCGCACTCCGGCTACCCCGGTGGCCAGAAGCGCAAATCGATGCGTGAGGTGATGGAGAAATCCTCGACCCGCGTTATCGAGCACGCTGTACGCGGCATGCTGCCCGGCAACCGTCTGGGCCGCGAGCAATTCCGCAACCTGTTCGTGTACGAAGGTGCCGAGCATCCCCACCAAGCTCAGCAGCCGGTAGCTGTTGATCTGAAGAACCTGTAA
- a CDS encoding RluA family pseudouridine synthase codes for MKKNIDFKDLILFEDDDFVVINKPPFLATLDERVGGAPNILRMAREYSDDMQACHRLDKETSGALALAKNPEAYRHLSMQFENREVKKLYHAVAWGVHQFDNKLVDRSIETTTKGKARLAYKGKPAETYFTTLEQFTRHTLVQCVPITGRMHQIRLHLMYLQAPIVGDVVYGGEDFYLSTLKKKFNMKEGEEEQPFIKRFALHAAKLTFTRLGGEEVTVEAPYPKDFRVLVDTLRQYS; via the coding sequence ATGAAGAAGAATATCGATTTTAAGGACCTGATTCTGTTCGAGGACGACGACTTTGTGGTCATCAACAAGCCCCCGTTCCTGGCCACGCTCGACGAGCGGGTAGGCGGCGCGCCCAACATCCTGCGCATGGCCCGGGAGTACTCCGACGACATGCAGGCCTGCCACCGCCTCGACAAGGAAACCTCGGGAGCTTTGGCCCTGGCCAAAAACCCGGAAGCCTACCGCCACCTCTCGATGCAGTTCGAAAACCGCGAGGTGAAAAAGCTCTACCACGCCGTGGCCTGGGGCGTGCACCAGTTCGACAACAAGCTGGTAGACCGCAGCATTGAAACCACCACTAAAGGTAAAGCGCGCCTGGCCTACAAGGGCAAGCCTGCCGAAACCTACTTCACCACGCTGGAGCAATTCACGCGTCACACCCTGGTGCAGTGCGTGCCCATCACCGGCCGCATGCACCAGATCCGCCTGCACCTGATGTACCTGCAGGCCCCTATCGTGGGCGACGTGGTGTACGGGGGTGAGGATTTCTACCTCTCGACGCTCAAGAAGAAGTTCAACATGAAGGAGGGTGAGGAAGAGCAGCCCTTTATCAAGCGTTTCGCTCTGCATGCGGCCAAGCTCACCTTTACCCGGTTGGGAGGCGAGGAAGTAACCGTGGAGGCTCCCTACCCCAAGGATTTCCGGGTCCTGGTCGATACGCTGCGGCAGTATAGCTAG
- a CDS encoding sensor histidine kinase — protein MNLSSRTIASLIALLVAGVLVTFAWVAPTLPFQQASLAMGITVAACFLLVYLSFEALLFREINNIYAGLENIKRKEFRRLSNKFLFRPEPLKRMRDEILEMAERKEKEIDELKRLQVLRREFLADVSHELKTPIFAAQGFLHTVLDGDMDDDFLRQKFLTKAATSLDTLDALVQDLVTISQLEKGVVRMRKQNFDLAALVREIFEQLELKAAQRHVTLELFPPSLSTEPLTVLADRNRIRQVLVNLIDNAIKYGKEAGHVTVSLVESSKTVRVAVRDDGAGIPKQHQNRIFERFYRIDKSRSRDSGGSGLGLAISKHIVEAHKSVIRVRSEMGVGTTLEFKLPKPRLPKAPTEAPAEVSAPEA, from the coding sequence GTGAATCTCTCGTCCCGCACCATTGCCAGCCTGATTGCCCTGCTCGTGGCCGGCGTGCTGGTTACGTTTGCCTGGGTGGCGCCCACGCTGCCGTTTCAGCAGGCCTCCCTGGCCATGGGCATCACCGTAGCGGCCTGCTTTCTGCTGGTATACCTCTCGTTTGAGGCCCTGCTGTTCCGGGAAATCAACAACATCTACGCCGGGCTGGAAAACATCAAGCGCAAGGAGTTTCGGCGGCTGTCCAACAAATTCTTGTTTCGACCCGAGCCGCTGAAGCGCATGCGGGACGAAATCCTGGAAATGGCCGAGCGTAAAGAGAAAGAAATTGACGAGCTCAAGCGCCTGCAGGTGCTGCGGCGCGAATTTCTGGCCGACGTGTCGCACGAGCTCAAAACGCCCATTTTCGCCGCCCAGGGCTTTCTGCACACTGTGTTGGATGGGGACATGGACGACGACTTCCTGCGCCAAAAGTTCCTGACCAAAGCCGCCACCAGCCTCGACACGCTAGACGCCTTGGTGCAGGACTTGGTGACCATTTCGCAGCTGGAAAAAGGAGTGGTGCGCATGCGCAAGCAGAACTTCGACCTGGCGGCCCTGGTCCGGGAAATTTTCGAGCAGCTTGAACTCAAAGCCGCCCAGCGCCACGTCACCCTGGAGCTTTTCCCACCCAGCCTCAGCACCGAGCCCCTTACCGTGCTGGCCGACCGCAACCGCATCCGGCAGGTGCTGGTCAACCTGATTGACAACGCCATCAAGTACGGCAAGGAAGCCGGCCACGTCACGGTGAGCCTCGTGGAAAGCAGCAAAACGGTCCGCGTAGCCGTGCGCGACGACGGGGCCGGCATCCCCAAGCAGCACCAGAACCGCATCTTCGAGCGGTTTTACCGCATCGACAAAAGCCGGTCCCGCGACTCGGGCGGCTCGGGCCTGGGTTTGGCTATCAGCAAGCATATTGTGGAGGCCCACAAGTCGGTCATTCGAGTCCGCAGCGAAATGGGCGTGGGCACCACTCTGGAATTTAAGCTGCCCAAGCCGCGCCTGCCCAAAGCGCCTACCGAAGCCCCGGCCGAAGTTAGTGCGCCCGAGGCCTAA
- a CDS encoding response regulator transcription factor → MHPTPSSNAYKILVVDDDPDIVELLEYNLRKEGYLVASAPDGRKALEVAPQFDPDIILLDVMMPHLDGIDTCRQLRAMARFKETYIIFLTARAEEFSEVAAFDAGADDFIAKPIKPRALMSRLAAYVRRDHETSAVSETIEINGLTIDRTGFAVFQEGRKISLPKKEFELLAFLAASPHKVFGREELLQNIWGNDVFVLARTVDVHVRKVREKVGDHHIQTIKGVGYKFNAD, encoded by the coding sequence GTGCACCCTACCCCTTCCTCCAACGCCTACAAGATTCTGGTAGTTGATGATGACCCGGACATCGTGGAACTGCTTGAGTATAACCTGCGCAAAGAAGGCTACCTCGTGGCCAGCGCCCCCGACGGCCGCAAAGCCCTGGAAGTAGCCCCCCAGTTTGACCCCGACATCATCCTGCTCGACGTGATGATGCCCCACCTCGACGGCATCGATACCTGCCGGCAGCTGCGGGCCATGGCGCGCTTCAAGGAAACCTACATCATCTTCCTCACGGCCCGGGCTGAGGAATTCTCGGAAGTAGCCGCCTTCGACGCCGGCGCCGACGACTTCATTGCCAAACCCATCAAGCCCCGGGCCCTGATGAGCCGCCTGGCCGCCTACGTGCGCCGCGACCATGAAACCTCGGCCGTATCGGAAACCATCGAAATCAACGGCCTGACCATTGACCGCACCGGCTTTGCCGTGTTTCAGGAAGGGCGCAAAATTTCGTTGCCCAAGAAGGAATTCGAGCTACTGGCCTTCCTGGCCGCCTCGCCCCACAAGGTTTTCGGCCGCGAGGAGCTGCTCCAGAATATTTGGGGCAACGACGTCTTCGTGCTGGCCCGCACCGTGGACGTGCACGTGCGCAAAGTGCGCGAAAAGGTCGGTGACCACCACATCCAGACCATCAAGGGCGTGGGCTACAAATTTAACGCCGACTAG